The proteins below come from a single Deinococcus radiodurans R1 = ATCC 13939 = DSM 20539 genomic window:
- a CDS encoding acyl-CoA dehydrogenase codes for MAPFLNKRDLQFQLFEVLDTAQLPERPRFAEHSREVYQDVLNVAYNVAEKYFANHARAADVNEPHVVDGKVKLVPEAQQAVEAFRDAGFFSAHHDEELGGLQLPWVVMQAVQANFQAANPGTASYTFLTIGNANLQREFGSPEQQEKYLLPLLEGRWFGTMALSEPQAGSGLADITTTATLRDDGTYSITGTKMWISGGEHELTENIVHLVLARIKGAPAGVKGISLFLVPRYRINPDGSVGESNHVVLAGLNHKLGHRGTTNTLLNFGEGGETIGELVGEPGRGLAQMFHMMNEARIGVGMGAVMSGYAGYLASLEYARDRRQGRHASNRDPQAESVAIIEHADVKRMLLRQKVFVEGGLALGLYAASLVDDLNTGPEEEKADTALLLDLLTPIVKSWPSKYSQEALSDAIQVMGGAGYTRDTPVEMYYRDNRLNPIHEGTEGIQGNDLLGRKLTQANGRGLQVLLGKMGADLKAAEQEGELSDIRTALQEAIGQCAAALGSLLGRAAELGPDLFLANANAALDMVGHTVVGWMWLRQGLAAARALPDARGDDRDFYEGKLHAARFFARYELPKVRTWAELLASADPTTVEMQENWF; via the coding sequence ATGGCTCCTTTTTTGAATAAACGCGACCTGCAATTTCAACTGTTCGAGGTGCTCGACACCGCCCAGTTGCCCGAGCGCCCCCGCTTCGCCGAACACTCGCGCGAGGTCTATCAGGACGTGCTCAACGTCGCCTACAACGTGGCCGAGAAGTATTTCGCCAACCACGCCCGCGCCGCCGACGTGAATGAGCCGCATGTTGTAGACGGCAAGGTCAAGCTGGTGCCCGAGGCGCAGCAGGCGGTCGAGGCCTTCCGTGACGCCGGGTTTTTCTCGGCGCACCACGACGAGGAACTCGGCGGGCTGCAACTCCCCTGGGTGGTCATGCAGGCGGTGCAGGCCAACTTTCAGGCGGCCAACCCCGGCACCGCGAGCTACACCTTCCTGACCATCGGCAACGCCAACCTGCAACGCGAGTTCGGCAGCCCCGAGCAGCAGGAAAAATATCTGCTGCCGCTGCTCGAAGGCCGCTGGTTCGGCACGATGGCGCTTTCCGAGCCGCAGGCGGGGTCCGGGCTGGCCGACATCACGACCACGGCGACCTTGCGTGACGACGGCACCTACTCCATCACCGGCACCAAGATGTGGATTTCGGGCGGCGAGCACGAACTCACGGAGAATATCGTCCACCTCGTCCTCGCACGCATCAAAGGCGCTCCGGCCGGCGTGAAGGGCATCTCGCTGTTTCTGGTGCCGCGCTACCGCATCAATCCCGACGGCAGCGTGGGCGAAAGTAACCACGTCGTGCTGGCGGGCCTGAACCACAAGCTTGGACACCGGGGCACCACCAACACGCTGCTCAACTTCGGCGAGGGCGGCGAAACCATCGGTGAACTCGTGGGCGAACCGGGCCGGGGCCTGGCGCAAATGTTCCACATGATGAACGAGGCCCGCATCGGCGTGGGCATGGGCGCCGTCATGAGCGGCTACGCGGGCTACCTCGCGAGCCTGGAATACGCCCGTGACCGCCGCCAGGGCCGACACGCCAGCAACCGCGACCCGCAGGCCGAATCGGTCGCCATCATCGAGCACGCCGATGTCAAGCGGATGCTGCTGCGCCAGAAGGTCTTTGTGGAGGGCGGACTCGCACTCGGGCTCTACGCCGCCTCGCTGGTCGACGACCTGAATACCGGCCCGGAGGAGGAGAAGGCCGACACCGCGCTTCTGCTCGACCTGCTGACCCCCATCGTCAAATCGTGGCCGAGCAAGTACAGCCAGGAGGCGCTGAGCGACGCGATTCAGGTGATGGGCGGCGCTGGCTACACCCGCGACACCCCGGTGGAGATGTACTACCGCGACAACCGCCTCAACCCTATTCACGAGGGCACCGAGGGCATTCAGGGCAACGACCTGCTCGGGCGCAAGCTGACGCAGGCAAACGGGCGCGGGCTGCAAGTCCTGCTCGGCAAGATGGGGGCCGACCTGAAGGCCGCCGAGCAGGAGGGGGAACTGAGCGACATCCGCACGGCGCTGCAAGAAGCGATTGGTCAGTGCGCCGCCGCGCTGGGCAGCCTGCTGGGCCGCGCCGCCGAGCTGGGGCCGGACCTCTTCCTCGCCAACGCCAACGCCGCGCTCGATATGGTGGGCCACACGGTGGTCGGCTGGATGTGGCTGCGCCAGGGCCTCGCCGCCGCCCGCGCCCTGCCGGACGCCCGGGGCGACGACCGCGACTTTTACGAGGGCAAGCTCCACGCCGCCCGCTTTTTCGCCCGCTACGAGCTGCCCAAAGTCCGCACCTGGGCCGAACTGCTGGCGAGTGCCGACCCGACGACGGTGGAGATGCAGGAAAACTGGTTCTGA
- a CDS encoding NADPH:quinone oxidoreductase family protein, with protein sequence MRALVCQQFDQPETLTVLESPDPTPGAGEVVIAVEAAGVNFPDALMVMGQYQVRPPLPFVAGAEAAGTVAAMGEGVRHLKPGQNVVAFTGTGAFASHLVAPASNVIPLPPGFPADVAATLPLAYGTTLHALIQRGQLKEGETLLVLGAAGGVGLAAVMIGKALGARVIAAASTPEKCAVASEHGADEVINYTDEDLRERLKALTGKKGLDVVFDPVGDRYAEPAFRSLGWNGRYLVIGFAGGEIPKLPLNLPLLKGSSLVGVFWGEFAQREPKANAENMARLIGWIAEGKVRPLVSERYPLERGSEALRALLGRQVTGKVVITP encoded by the coding sequence ATGCGTGCCCTCGTTTGCCAGCAGTTCGACCAGCCCGAAACCCTGACCGTTCTTGAGAGCCCCGACCCCACGCCCGGCGCCGGCGAGGTCGTGATTGCCGTGGAAGCCGCCGGCGTCAACTTCCCCGACGCCCTGATGGTGATGGGCCAGTACCAGGTTCGCCCGCCGCTGCCCTTCGTGGCGGGGGCCGAGGCCGCCGGAACCGTCGCCGCCATGGGCGAGGGCGTGCGGCACCTCAAGCCCGGTCAGAACGTGGTGGCCTTTACCGGCACCGGGGCTTTCGCGTCGCATCTGGTGGCGCCTGCCTCCAATGTGATTCCGCTGCCGCCCGGCTTTCCGGCGGACGTGGCGGCGACGCTGCCGCTCGCTTACGGCACCACCCTGCACGCCCTGATTCAGCGCGGGCAACTGAAAGAAGGCGAAACGCTGCTGGTCCTCGGCGCGGCGGGCGGTGTGGGGCTGGCCGCCGTGATGATCGGCAAGGCGCTCGGCGCACGGGTCATCGCGGCAGCGTCCACGCCGGAAAAATGCGCGGTGGCGAGTGAGCACGGCGCCGACGAAGTCATCAACTACACGGACGAGGACCTGCGCGAGCGGCTCAAGGCGCTGACCGGCAAAAAGGGCCTGGACGTGGTGTTCGACCCGGTGGGCGACCGCTACGCCGAACCCGCTTTCCGCTCGCTCGGCTGGAACGGGCGCTACCTCGTCATCGGCTTCGCGGGCGGCGAGATTCCCAAGCTGCCGCTCAACCTGCCGCTGCTCAAGGGCTCCAGCCTCGTCGGCGTGTTCTGGGGCGAATTCGCGCAGCGCGAGCCGAAGGCCAATGCCGAGAACATGGCGCGGCTCATCGGCTGGATTGCCGAGGGCAAAGTACGCCCCCTCGTCAGTGAGCGCTACCCGCTGGAGCGCGGCTCCGAGGCGCTGCGGGCGCTGCTGGGGCGACAGGTGACGGGG
- a CDS encoding MDR family MFS transporter, translated as MTNPASPPLQSSPAPVPVPDHETMPHFTDQEKRITLIGLLVVFLLAALSQNVVGTAMPRIIEDLKGFNLYTWVTTAYLLASTVMVPIYGKLSDLYGRKPILIFGILVFLFGSALCGLAGEPFLGNFLGGGMNQLIAFRAVAGFGGAALFTTAFTILADMFDPTERAKFGGLFGAIFGLSMVLGPLIGGWLTDTLSWRWTFYANLPLGILALFLIISKMPKLAHRMQGKIDYWGAALILATTIPLLLALTWGGTTYAWNSSTIISLFAGSLVSLIAFLFVERRTPDAIIPLTLFNVPMFSIGNLASFVMGMAFFGVVMFLPLYMQMVLGVSPTASGTSMLPLMLGLMLSSITSGNIVARTGKYKPWMIGGALILILGMWTLTGIRSDSHLVDLYWRMFIVGLGLGPSQSLFTLAIQSAVPLRQLGVATSSSQFFRQIGSTIGAAIFGTLLMNNLHNELPKHLPAMPGSSMNSKNIDLGTLRAASTGKGNGPEVQIKKAFDQQYVLIEKAINGDEAARRAVQANKQLPNELKVLATGGLNAKVHAGVIRQAAGVQAALAKGEKGRQAILRNPNRPEQLKAIVRGLPAQALATPQAAQVTAARVAQGILASEPQVQAQARTQALATIKQQFDTQAKTLGKQVGQGLKDGFTASMTKMFRSAIWFALAGFLITLFVPVVPLRTRNKPAGPSKTEGEGAVPVA; from the coding sequence ATGACCAACCCCGCTTCCCCGCCCCTTCAGTCCTCGCCGGCTCCAGTCCCGGTGCCCGATCACGAAACGATGCCGCACTTCACCGATCAGGAAAAGCGCATCACCCTGATCGGCCTGCTGGTCGTTTTCCTGCTCGCCGCGCTCTCGCAGAACGTGGTCGGCACCGCCATGCCGCGCATCATCGAAGACCTCAAGGGCTTTAACCTCTACACCTGGGTCACCACCGCCTACCTGCTCGCCTCCACGGTGATGGTGCCCATCTACGGCAAACTCTCGGACCTTTATGGCCGCAAGCCGATTCTGATTTTCGGCATCCTGGTCTTCCTCTTCGGCTCGGCGCTGTGCGGACTGGCGGGCGAGCCGTTCCTGGGCAACTTCCTCGGCGGCGGCATGAACCAGCTCATCGCCTTCCGTGCAGTGGCGGGCTTCGGCGGCGCGGCGCTCTTTACCACCGCGTTCACCATCCTCGCCGACATGTTCGACCCCACCGAGCGTGCCAAGTTCGGCGGCCTGTTCGGCGCCATCTTCGGCCTGAGCATGGTGCTGGGGCCGCTGATCGGCGGCTGGCTGACCGACACGCTCTCCTGGCGCTGGACCTTCTACGCCAACCTGCCGCTGGGCATTCTGGCCCTGTTCCTGATCATCTCCAAGATGCCCAAGCTCGCGCACCGCATGCAGGGCAAAATCGACTACTGGGGCGCGGCGCTGATTCTGGCGACCACCATTCCGCTGTTGCTCGCACTCACCTGGGGCGGCACCACCTACGCCTGGAACAGCTCCACCATCATCAGCCTCTTCGCGGGCAGCCTGGTGAGCCTGATCGCCTTCCTGTTCGTCGAGCGGCGCACGCCCGACGCCATCATTCCGCTGACACTCTTCAATGTGCCGATGTTCAGCATCGGGAACCTCGCCTCCTTTGTGATGGGCATGGCGTTTTTCGGCGTGGTCATGTTCCTGCCGCTCTACATGCAGATGGTGCTGGGCGTGTCGCCCACGGCGAGCGGCACCAGCATGTTGCCGCTGATGCTGGGCCTGATGCTGTCGAGCATTACCTCTGGGAACATCGTCGCCCGCACCGGCAAGTACAAGCCCTGGATGATCGGCGGCGCCCTGATCCTGATTCTGGGCATGTGGACGCTGACCGGCATCCGCTCGGACTCGCACCTCGTGGACCTGTACTGGCGCATGTTCATCGTCGGTCTGGGCCTGGGCCCCAGCCAGAGCCTCTTTACCCTCGCCATCCAGAGCGCGGTGCCGCTGCGGCAGCTCGGCGTGGCGACCTCGTCGAGCCAGTTTTTCCGTCAGATCGGCTCCACCATCGGCGCAGCGATCTTCGGCACCCTGCTGATGAACAACCTGCACAACGAGCTGCCCAAGCACCTGCCCGCCATGCCCGGTTCGTCCATGAACTCCAAGAACATCGACCTCGGCACCCTGCGCGCCGCGAGCACCGGCAAGGGCAACGGTCCCGAAGTGCAGATCAAGAAGGCGTTCGACCAGCAGTACGTCCTGATCGAAAAGGCCATCAACGGCGACGAAGCCGCCCGGCGCGCCGTGCAGGCGAACAAGCAGTTGCCCAACGAGCTCAAGGTGCTGGCGACCGGCGGGCTGAACGCGAAGGTTCACGCGGGAGTCATCCGGCAGGCGGCGGGCGTACAGGCCGCGCTGGCGAAGGGCGAAAAGGGCCGCCAGGCGATCTTGCGTAACCCCAACCGCCCGGAACAGCTCAAGGCGATTGTGCGCGGGCTGCCCGCTCAGGCCCTCGCCACGCCGCAGGCCGCGCAAGTCACCGCCGCCCGCGTCGCCCAGGGCATTCTGGCGAGCGAGCCGCAGGTGCAGGCGCAGGCCCGGACGCAGGCGCTCGCGACCATCAAGCAGCAGTTCGACACCCAGGCCAAGACCCTCGGCAAGCAGGTCGGCCAGGGCCTGAAAGACGGCTTTACCGCTTCCATGACCAAGATGTTCCGCAGCGCGATCTGGTTCGCGCTCGCAGGCTTCCTGATCACCCTGTTCGTGCCGGTGGTGCCCCTGCGCACCCGCAACAAGCCCGCCGGTCCCTCCAAGACCGAGGGTGAAGGCGCGGTGCCGGTGGCCTGA
- a CDS encoding leishmanolysin-related zinc metalloendopeptidase: MTRLTTPAHLTAAALGLSLLLASCGAGSNQTAVTDAAANARPEQAGTVNVTDLPVDPYVKTAPVQSQATEPYNITLKFAPGSDPSVVSAMQAAANRWQSVITQGQPDATASIPAGACGSNAAFSGTIDDILVFTGNTSIDGPGGVLAQSGPCSVRTSTGLTTYSTLVFDTADLGQFSGQLADIAVHELGHSLGIGSLWSRFRIVSGTGTSNPVYTGTNGVREYRAAGGTLSSVPVENQGGQGTAGSHWRETTFKTELMTGYLNSGVVNPLSRMSVGSLQDMGYAVNYAAADAYRVPSAAALSAEKLELGGHEQIIEPKYRSE, translated from the coding sequence ATGACCCGACTGACCACCCCTGCCCATCTCACCGCCGCTGCCCTGGGCCTGAGCCTGCTGCTCGCCTCGTGCGGCGCCGGCAGCAACCAGACCGCCGTGACGGACGCCGCCGCCAATGCCCGCCCCGAACAAGCCGGCACCGTGAACGTGACCGACCTGCCGGTAGACCCCTACGTGAAGACGGCGCCTGTGCAATCGCAGGCCACCGAGCCCTACAACATCACCCTGAAGTTTGCCCCCGGCAGCGACCCCAGCGTGGTGAGCGCCATGCAGGCCGCCGCGAACCGCTGGCAGAGCGTGATTACCCAGGGCCAGCCCGACGCCACCGCCAGCATCCCCGCCGGGGCGTGCGGCAGCAACGCGGCGTTCAGCGGCACCATCGACGACATTCTTGTCTTTACCGGCAACACCAGCATTGACGGCCCTGGCGGCGTGCTCGCCCAGAGCGGCCCGTGCAGCGTGCGGACCAGCACCGGCCTGACCACCTACTCCACCCTGGTCTTCGACACCGCCGACCTCGGGCAGTTCAGCGGGCAACTCGCCGACATCGCCGTACACGAGCTGGGGCACTCGCTGGGCATCGGGTCGCTGTGGTCGCGCTTCCGGATCGTCAGCGGCACCGGCACCAGCAACCCCGTCTACACCGGCACCAACGGCGTGCGCGAGTACCGCGCGGCGGGCGGCACCCTCAGCAGCGTGCCCGTCGAGAACCAGGGCGGCCAGGGCACGGCGGGCTCGCACTGGCGCGAAACCACTTTCAAGACCGAGCTGATGACCGGCTACCTCAACAGCGGCGTGGTCAACCCCCTCTCGCGCATGAGCGTGGGCAGCTTGCAGGATATGGGCTACGCGGTCAACTACGCCGCCGCCGACGCCTACCGCGTGCCCAGCGCCGCTGCGTTGAGCGCGGAGAAACTCGAACTCGGCGGGCACGAGCAGATCATCGAGCCGAAGTACCGCAGCGAGTAA
- a CDS encoding MarR family winged helix-turn-helix transcriptional regulator — translation MKPSEPGALSTPLLPEQLTDELILRFLGGIWRLNRRMKQDVGPLLAERHGIDLRRYFVLQAIHHGHAYPKQLAEALDMPPSLLSRYLEQLVKAGLLERQIDREDSRRIHLTLTDAGQAMLDNISRAIKDSTGQRLGHLEFERLLMLLDTIEALADIGLPASATDPLCVSDPTPTQEPA, via the coding sequence GTGAAGCCGTCCGAGCCGGGTGCGCTTTCCACGCCGCTGCTGCCGGAGCAACTGACCGACGAACTCATCCTGCGGTTTCTGGGCGGCATCTGGCGCCTCAACCGCCGCATGAAGCAGGACGTGGGCCCGCTGCTCGCCGAGCGGCACGGCATCGACCTCCGCCGCTACTTTGTGTTGCAGGCGATTCACCACGGTCACGCGTATCCCAAACAGCTCGCCGAAGCGCTCGACATGCCGCCCAGCCTGCTCAGCCGGTATCTCGAACAACTGGTCAAGGCCGGGCTGCTCGAACGCCAGATCGACCGTGAGGACTCGCGCCGCATTCACCTCACCCTGACGGACGCCGGACAGGCGATGCTCGACAACATCAGCCGGGCCATCAAGGACAGTACGGGTCAGCGCCTCGGGCACCTCGAATTCGAGCGACTGCTGATGCTGCTCGACACCATCGAGGCTCTGGCCGACATCGGCCTGCCCGCTTCTGCCACCGACCCCCTGTGCGTTTCCGACCCCACCCCCACCCAGGAGCCTGCATGA